TTATAGTGCTTTACCACCGCGTTTGACTCCCAAATGGTCTAGCAAAACTGATTCGATATCTCGTGAACCACAGATCATGCAAGGTGTTGTGCCACAAACGAGCAGGTGATACTTTCCAACCTGTAAGAGGGAGAAAAATGAAATAATGAGTGTGTTTAGATTATTAGTACAGTAGAGACGAATTAATGTAGCTTTGCCCTAACATTGAGTAATAAGTTGCAATCTCGTAAACACGGATATGAGCAACTTCCATAACTTTTGCAACCTGCATAATTTTTATGGTATTGTCATGTTGGTAAGATCGTATCAACAGATACTGTATTCCAAAAAAACAACAACCTGTGAACTAGAGAACACTAAGTCTAACAGCGACAGTGTAAAAACCAAAGCGGAAATTGGGAAGAAAGAAAGTTAATTTACGAACACCCACTTTACAGTCCTTCCATTAAGTAAGGGGTACATCTGATAGATAATTAATCTTACAACATTCATAGCTGAAACATGGAGCCAGCCTCCATGCTGATGTTGTGCAAGATCAAGAAGAGGAATCACCGCAGACTGCTTGTAGTTTGATGGATAGTAAGAGAGTATCTCCTTAACATATATAACAGTGTCGGACAATCACACATGAACAGAAATAGTAAACGAGAACAAAATGCCCACAAATTTTCGTGACAATCTTTGGTACAAGAAGACGAATTAGAATTCATAATGGATAAAATCCCAATTCGAAGTCTTCATTATCTCAACGTAAGAGGAAGCAATTCTATCAGTGACTGACCTTGGATTTGTTAGCCTCTGAAAACTCCCATGGAAGATCCAGTTTATTATCAAGAGAATCCATGTGCTACAAGTAATAAACAAAGATTATATTCAATTTCAAAAACAAGTTAGTCGAATTAAAAGGATAGATCAACGACACACTCACGTAGTTTAAAGATGTCGATAAGCTATGAGACGACTGTAAAGATATAAAACGAAACCAAGCTTTAGATTGGTAAACACCTGATATAAAGTGAGAGGATACATGAACCTGAGAGGGTGGTTGGCGGAAAACTTGACAAATCTCCAGAAGACGCTTCGCATTTTTCAGGATTTTTCTTTTGATCCGAAGAAGAAGAGGAAGAAGAAGAACCAGACTCACTACTACGGGTTGACTACATGCGCTTTGGGCCTTATAAAATGAGCCCAAATCCAGTTCATTACGTTTTTCGTAATAAAGGGTTTATAGGCGCATTTATATTATTTTTGTCAAATAAATATTAAAACATTTATTAAAAATATACCAAACTTTCATTTCGATTAAATAGATTTGAAATTTTATTTATTTAGTAGAGAAACCAATCATGATTTGTCGTTTAGATATGTTGAAAATAAAAGTGTTAAGAGTAAAAAGATTATATTCCAATCCGGATTGCTAGCCTATTTGTAGACAAAGTATTATTGCTGATGTGTTTAGAAGGCCTGAGATAGGAAAAAAAAAGATTAGAGATGTGTTTGCAAAACATCAAAGTTAAGTTTGTTTTACTTCAGATTTATGGCTACCCCGTCCCACTACCATTGATTATCCATGTCTAAATGCCCCCTTCATTGATGATAAATGGAAATTGAACATTAATTTTTTTAGCTTTCAGTTTTTTGAAGTGTCCACACACTGGTGAAGAGATTGTTAGTACGATTCTTGGGCATTTGAAAGAAAATGTTTTAGAGAAAAATGTGTTCTCTATCACTTTTGATAATGCTAGCAACAATGATTGTATGCAGATAATCTTTAAAGGGCAGCTTCCTATGATGAATGATAATGGTTTGTTATGTGATACGAAGTTTATGCATGTGAGATGATGTGCTTATATCTTGAATCTGATAGTGAAAGAAGGTTTAAAGTTAGTAAAAAATTTCTTGCATGACATTAGGGTAATTGTCATATATGTAAAAGCATCTCAACAAAGAATACAATCTTTCAAAGCTTGTGTTGAGAGAGTTGGGATTAAGAGTGGGACATGTTTATCCCTTGATGTTTCTACTAGATGAAATTCCACATATGAGATGCTTGTCTGAGCATTGAAGTTTAAAGATTCATTTGAAAGCATGGTGTCTATTGACACACATTATAAGTCACTGCCTTCAGAGAAGACTGGAACTGATAGGTTAATATATGCGAGTTATTGATGCTTTCAGTGTCTCTACATACTTTTCAGGTTCTAAGAATCTAGACTTGGATGTTTTGGGCTATTGGAAGGATAATAATCATCGTCTTAGTGATTTAGCTGATATGGCACATGAATTGCTTATTATATCTATTACTACAGTTGTCTCTAAATAAGCTTTTAGCATTGGAGATCGTGTTTTGACTACATACAGAAACCGACTGCTTTCGAAGAATGTTCTATTTTACTTTGTTCTCGCAATTGGATATGTGGATTTGCATAATTTAAAGGTAATTTTTAAGATTTTCAAAAACAGTTTAATAGTTAAATGATTCTTTGTTTAAATGATTCTTTGACAAACTTACATTATAAATTAAAATATCATCGAAAATACTGATGGCATTGACATTGAAGGTGTTAAAAAAACAACAAGTAGCCCATCAGTAGAATGTTCAAGGTCAAAAGATTCAAACATTCGATGAGAATATGGTATCATTTATGTTTAGATTTTTTTAATAATAGATTAGATTTCTGTTTGAATTTTACAAGTAAAAGTGGATTTTTATTGTCTATTGGAAATAAATATACTCTTTATTATGTTTTGGTTTGGCATATTTTCAGATAACCAGAAAAGATGGAGTTCGATCTTAATAATAAAATTAAGAGAAGATGAAGAAATTGGTTTTGTCTTTCTTTTTTTTATGAAAAAGTTGGTTTTATCTTTATTTCAGAGTTTTTGCACAATACATACACAAATTTGATGACTAATTTGTTTCTGAAGTAAACAATTTTGTTGTCTTCCACTTCCTGAGTTCCGACGAAGTGAAAGAGTTTTCAAGAACAAATTTAAAATATGCATTAGTTACACAAATTATGTTTATTACATGTTATTGAGCAGACAAAGTAATTAAAAATATATTTAGAAACATGGCGTTTTTGTTAAAGCACACGTTAGCAACATGTTAACTTATTTTTAAAATAATAAAAACTGCATTTAGAAAAAGTTATAAAGACTAGCTAATTAACAATTAAAAACAAAGAAAAAGTTGATCCACCTCGTCATCTCTCAGCCAAGCATGGCACCCTAAGTGCTCTTTTTCTATAAGCTGATTTGCGTACATTACCAACAACTCATGTTGTACTTTTTGCATCCAAAAGATAGATATGTAAGTAAAATATATATCAGTCAGTGTAAATAATATAAACTTGTCTGCAAAAACGGAGTCGTAGAAAGTACGACTCCACAAATAAAGACGTAGAATAATGGCTCATGTAGGTATACACATAATGTCATAGTGTTGCGCACAATGTATCTTTACTAATATCAATCAGCTTTCGCTCGCTACTTGAGTGAAGGTAGGGAGCCATTCTCCCTCTCCTTCTTAAGACATTCTTGAGACTGTTACATGAAAGTACAATAACTAACAAATGCATTTAACTAACTTGGAATGAAAACACAATCTAAATATAATGATATGACGAGTCATGCCTTCAACATGTAATCAGGGCAAGAATCTTCATGGATCCAGCTTGATGATTTGCGAGAGTAGTAAGATCCTGAATCTAAAAGCATGAAGCTTTCAAAATCTTACTCGTATCTTTCCATCTATCCCGTTCCAATCTCCACATAAATATCTAATACGTTTTCAGTAGATCTCTATCAATCTACTAACCCTCATGTTCTTTATCAACCTGGCATAAAAACATGTTATATAAGATTTTGAATGAGGTAAAAGCAAGAGTTGGGGGATAAATGCACATTATACATGCCATACTTACTATTACAGCTTCCTTGGAATGCAGTTCGTTGTAAATATGAAGTATCAAATTCAATAAAGAGAAAACATTTTTGATGCAATGAAAAACCATAAATTATAAGAATGAATGCCAAACCAGGTCACGGAAGCAAGTCAGGCAAACTTCATTAAGCAGTGGAAGTGATCTTTGAGAAATAAAACGGTCAAGATAGTAGCAGAAACGGGATAACCATCGAACTATAACTTTATGGTTAGACCATCTTTTAGCCGGCTCCTGCATCATGTATTCATCATGCTTCTCCTTCACCACATGCATAACCTAAACACATAAAAGATGAGAGCAAACAATCAAATTGTTTGATCAGCTTAAGAATCAAGAGGGTTCACAACTAATAGATGCATGAAGCAAAACATGATGAATAAGACTTACAGTTGACTTAATATACTCCTCGAATGGTTCGTGATACTTTTCATACAACTGCTGAGAGTGATCATGAAGAGGTTTTTGGGTGCACATGTTGTAGATAGTCATGCGAACCACATAAAATTCTCAATTATCATGAGAAGTTACAAAAAAGAAGAAGCAAACTGCTATAAAATGGAAGTTTACTAAAATGACGCAAATTGATTATGTTATTACTAGAATGACTCATATTTTTTGAAAATTATTAGAATATTTTTCTGGTCGAAATTGCCCTTGTCCATAGTTATAACAAGAAAAAAACATTACCAAAGTACCCTTAACATTTGATCGACGGCAGATTTATTTATAACAAAATAAATCTATCGAATAATAAGTCTGTTTATAAAATCTGTATAGGAAAATAAATCTATTGTTAAAGTGGTGTCAGACTTTCTTAGAAACGTTAGATTTGTTTCTACGGCAGAGTTATTTGTCCGATTTGAATAAAAAAAAGACTTTTAAAAATATGTCTATCGAATGAGGTAGCAGATTTGTTATAAATGGTAGATTTTTGTGGTCAATTTATTTTCTTATGTACAGACTTATTTGTTATGTTCGACTTATTTTCTTACGGCTGAGTTTTATATCCGATTTAAAATTGTTGGTAGACTTTTTGTTTAAGTGGTGACAGATTTTTTAATTTATGTTACGGTAGATTTATTGACAAAAATTTGGGTTTGTGTAAACCGAACTTAATTTAATGTTGAATTTTGACATGTTGTATATTAATTTTGAATCTGGTTTATTGTTAGGATAATTAAGATCCAGAATTAGGTAAACTTTTGGTATTTGTCTTTTTTTCTTTCATTTGTTTTTCTTCCTTATCAAGTTGTTATTTGTCATGGTGGTTTAATCACTTGTTGCAATCTTTTTGCTTGGAGAAACATGGATCACAAACATTATAAAAACATATTCAATGGATCCTCATCCATTCTTACAATACGAAATTATTATTACAAGTGGTGAGAGATGAAAAGCATCAGTCTTCTTTATTCTAAGTAAAAAACTACAAAGAATGAATAATTTTTCTTTCTCGTATTATCCCTTCCACTCAAAATGATGGAAATCACAATGCATCGCAGCTCAGCCAAAAACCTTGCATTTTTTTTCTTTGTTAGTGTAAAAAAGAAATGAAGATGTGATCTATTACTACCCCACTGTGTGCTCAAAAGAGGATGTGGATGACATAAACAATTTAAACTGTTTACAATGCCAATAAACTTTTAGGGAACAACAAGTTATTTGATTTCTTTCGTTCATTCCAAGATGCTAAAATTTCAGTGTTACAAGCCCCACAACTACAATAGAGAAAAAACTCAAATCAGTCAATCCCCATCTCAGCACACTCTTGATCATTTCCCGTCTTGAGCATGTTTCAGTCTCTTTCTCTTGTCTTATCTTGAGTCAGTTTCACCCACACGAGAAAAATTGAGAATTTGATCCTATGTGTCTTAACCTTGGCCTCATAATCCAAATCTGATTTTCTATTCTTTCTTGGTTATAGTCGGCATAAGTCACTAAAGGAGAGCATGATACACCAGCTCTTCCGCTGGCTACACCGGAAAACAATACATCTTCATCTTCTTGATCGTTTAAATAACTCTTGTTGTGAATTGATGTTTTCTCAACTTCGTATAAGCGCGGAGGATATATTCTAATGGCAGGAGATGAAGCCAACCTGCAATAAACAATGAACACAATCAGCTACAGTCAGTACAAAGTGTCAATAGTCATTGCTGATTGCTGTCTTATATAGAAACAAAGGTTTTTCAATAAACAACAAACCCAATACCGTATTGCTAATCTATGAATTCAATGCTTAGTCTACTTTACAAATAAACAGTTTTTGGATTTCAACTTCAGAGGAAAAGGGGATTTGTGAAATAGGGTTTTCAAAATTAAAAATGCAATCAATCAAATAATGTTAACAACAAAGAATATCAAACATGATTAGGATGGATTTGTGACTTACGGCTTCAAGTTCTGGGAGTTGAATGAGGTGGTGACTTAAATCGGTGGTGTGGGGTTAGGGTTCGTCGACGACAACAAATAGGAAGACCAGATGGGGTTGGGGTGTCAGGAATTGAATACGGCCGTGACCTTCGAAGGTGGTGATGGAGAAGGAGGTGTCGGAGATCGGAGATGGAAGTGTCGGAGAAAAAAATCTCCTTTGGCGTCGTCCCCTGCGGCTGTGAAAGAGAAAGAGAAGTCGACTTTCTATTTTTTTTTGCTTTTACACAATTAAAAATTTATTCCTATTAATAAATATAATGGCAAAACTGTGAATAATGAGGCTTAGACTGGTTTTTTGGTATTTTTGTTTCCCTTATGAGTTATTTTAGTAAATACAAAATTATAAGAGTTATTTTAGTCATTACATATATAATTTGAGTCATTTTGAGTAATTTCTCATAATAAATAAACAAGTGTTGGAAGAACATACATATTAAAGCATCATGTATTGCTCAGAGTCAAAATGCGGCTAGGGCAATCCTTCAAGAATCCGTTTGAGCTTAGTGGCACCAGTCTGCATATAGTCCCATCCTTGATCCAAATCAATTGTCTTGCGCTCCATGTTGAAATCTCCCCTGAACCTGAAGCTTAACCAAGAACAAGGAAAACGCAGTCATTAAAGGTTACAAATAATAGAACACCCACATTATCGAATCATAAACTCGTTTGATCACCGAACACAAGAACCCAAACTATCAGATGGTGATAAAACATGAAGATGAAGCGTATGAATCGACATATATACTCAAGAAACAACAATTGAGAAATTGAACAATACCAAAGCAACGCAAATACACCCACGTAACCCTAACAATTTTGATCCCTAACACAAACTTAAAAACTACAAAACAGTTCGAAAGTCAAAACTAAACGAGTTGAAATCGAAACAAGTAGTGGTACCGCAAGATCTTAAACCCTAATTTGAAAAAGTCGTACGCGTACCCTCGAGAAAACCTTGATGATTAGGATTCCTTATTCAAAGGGATTGGGAGAGCTTCTGCGATCGCGAGAGATGCGAGAGAAAATATCAAAACCCTGAGAAACACATAAAATAGAGAGGAAGAGGTCGATGAGACCTTTGAAAGCAGTGAACGAGAAAATATATATATTTTCATATACAATACATTGTTTTTTATTGAGGAAAGTTTTTTGTATCTATTTAATATCTTCCCCTTTTTTAATTAACCTTTTTATTTATTTAGTTGCAAATTTCTATCAAAACGCTGCATTTTTGGCTTTCCTTTGTTATTTATTTTTATGCACCTTTTAAATTTTATATTTGGATTTTTAACGTTAAAACTCCTCAACTATGTTTGTTTTGGGTAAAAAACCTCAAACTAAGTATTTAACGTAAAATCCCCCAAACTAACTTTATTTAATGAAGTAAACCCTAATAGGTCATAATTACCAATACTACCGGTAAATCTTTAGTTTAGGGGTTTTTACATTAACTAAACATAGTTGAGGGGTTTTACCATTAAAAATAAAAAAAAAAAATCAATTTTATAATATTATCTAAAAATTAGTAACTTAAATTTTCAAAATTAGCATTTTTAATTATTTTTTTTGTAAATATATGAGTTTGATGTGTTTTAACATCAACATTATATATGTATAAATTAAAAATGTAAAAACCGAGAAAATATAACAAAAATTATATAAAGAATTTAGACGCAGTAAGACTTTCTTCCCTAACTTCCGGATCAGACATATTCCAAGAGCACAAAATACTATGACGGACAAGCTTGCAAGTGGTGCGAGGAGTTCTCATTCAGCTATGTTATATGTCGATTCAATACTTTCGGTTTGGCTTTCTGAATCGCGCGGTCCAATTACTTAATTCTCGCTTATGTTGTCAAAAAAAGTTACTAATTTTTAAATAATATTATAAAATTTTGATTTTTTTTTTTAAAAAAATTTAATGGTAAAACCCCCACTATGTTTACTTAATGTAGAAACCCCTAAATTAAAGATTTACCGGTAGAAATGGTAATTATGACCTGCTAGAGTTTAATTCATTAAATAACGTTAGTTTGAGGGTTTTTTCATTAAATACTTAGTTTGAGAGTTTTTACCCAAAACAAACTTAGTCGAGGGGTTTTAACGTTAAAAATCTTTTATATTTTAAGTAACTTGGTTTTGTGGTTTGAAATAGTGAAAAGATTCTCTCTCTAGGTGCTCCAACCTCTCACTAGAAAGAGATTTCACATAACAATTATCGTTCGGTGGCCGGTGGCTATCGCCTCCGGTTACCATCTTTTTTTTTGATGTATATACTTCTATCTGTATGATTGATAATTCCTTTCGCTTGGCGATTCTCTCCTTTCACGATGGTGACTTTTGTTGTGATGTTTGAATCTGGATCGGAGTAAGACTTCAAGGCTGTTTCTTTGTTCTCTAATGAAGATTAAGTTAATAATCTTAAGAATTCGCTTTCGCAGAAGTATTCTGATCCTGTTTTGCTTAAGTAGGGTCTTCTCTTTCCTCTCGGTCTGCATTTGTTCCTTTTTTTAAAGGGAATCAATATCTGCTCAATTAAATTGTGGAGCCATTAAATCGGCTTTGGAGTGGGGTCTCCTTGACAGAAAAGAAGCAGTGATGTCAGATTAACCTGGGCTGATTCTAATGGGGATTTAGAAGAATCGGCATCTTCAAGATGGTACAATAAAGATCTTATATTATGTCATATGAGTCTTTCCTAGAGCTATTTTCCCGATGATTAATGGAGGTTCTTGCTTAAGCGACGGTTTAAGCGAAGGATGAGGATAGGGAAGTTCGTAATCGTGCCCAACAACAACGCCGGTGGAGATCATATTTCGCCGGTGGAGTTGCTATCGTAAGCTTTTCTGGTCATGCGATGGCGCGTAGGGACACACGTCTTCTCAAACCATTTGATGTTTCATGCAAAGCCTAATGTAGACGCGTGTTAATACTCTTTTTTTTATATATTGGAGATGTGTGGATGACTGAGTAAGAGGCTCGAATAGATTGTATGAGTTAAATATGGACGTGATGTGATATTATTTCAGGTTTATAATGTTACCGAGTCTGACTGTTTTAAAATTTGGGCTTTATGTATTTCTTGTGTAAAATGGCTATTGGGGTCTCGTTAATAAAAAGAGAGAGTTGACAAGAAAAAAAAGTAACCAGGTTTTAGGAAAAAGGAAGATTTTAAGTAACCTTTCACTAGTTGCAGATCTTCTACATTTAGAAAACGCTGCGTTTCAGTATATTTTGCTTGGTTAGAAAAAGAATCAAACTTTTAAGAGGCGTTATTTACTTGGGTACCCCTTCGTTTGCGTTATTCACTTTTATGCCCCTAACTTTGCCGTCTTTACTCGGATTTGGCTTTCACCCCAAACCCTAACCGCCCAACCCGATTAATCCGAAAATTAGGTTTCATTGAATTACTGGTCTCACCTTCGATTCAGTGAGTCTCGGGTCGGGAGGGGGTTCTCTGATGCACATTCTGAGTTACGGTTGCGTATTGCTCTTCCAGTTTTCCGTCGGCGGCCATGGACGACGCGTTCAAGGAGGAGATAGAAATCGGGAGCTCGGTGGAGTCGTTAATGGAGCTGTTGAATTCGCAGAAGGAGCTTTTCCATAGCCAGATCGATCAGCTCCAAGATGTCGTCGTTACGCAATGCAAACTCACCGGCGTTAACCCTCTCGCTCAGGAAATGGTGGGGTGTGATTTAGATATCGTAAAGTTGGTGTTTTTTTCTTTCATAAATCAATTGCTGGGCGGGCCCATTTTGTTTGACCTTGTGTTTGTATCCTTCTATGTTCAACACATTGATTGATCTTTTTTTTTTTTTTTTACAGGCTGCTGGTGCTTTGTCCATTCAAATTGGTGAGTCTTGTTAAGATTCGTGTTGACAATTTTGTGCATATAAGTCTGGCTATGTTCGTCCATTTGGACTTTATTTAGTTCCTCTCTCTGTTTCATTTGTTAATAGGATGGTGTTTCATGCTTACTCTTATTAGAATTCGTGGGATCTAATGGCAATTATAAGCCTGGCTATGTATATGTAGTTCCTTGAATCATTTTTCGGTTGTTTTAATACTTCCTTTCTTGGTCATCTAAGTTTGTCACTGCTATCTCTTTCATGATTGCGTTCCCTCTTCTGTTTTTTTCTTTCTTATAGTCTATATCACAGATAGTGTTTCAATTCATTGCTTCTCTTCATGTTCCTTAAAACAAGTATACCATAATGTTGCTTACGCTTCATACCTGATGAATTTTTAAATATTTCAGGAAAGCGGCCAAGAGACTTGTTGAATCCTAAGGCTGTTAAGTATATGCAATCCCTTTTTGCAATTAAAGATTCTATTAGTAAGAAGGAATC
This genomic interval from Brassica oleracea var. oleracea cultivar TO1000 chromosome C2, BOL, whole genome shotgun sequence contains the following:
- the LOC106323946 gene encoding NADH dehydrogenase [ubiquinone] flavoprotein 2, mitochondrial-like, giving the protein MTIYNMCTQKPLHDHSQQLYEKYHEPFEEYIKSTVMHVVKEKHDEYMMQEPAKRWSNHKVIVRWLSRFCYYLDRFISQRSLPLLNEVCLTCFRDLVDKEHEDSGSYYSRKSSSWIHEDSCPDYMLKAQSACSQPVVVSLVLLLPLLLRIKRKILKNAKRLLEICQVFRQPPSQSSHSLSTSLNYHMDSLDNKLDLPWEFSEANKSKVKEILSYYPSNYKQSAVIPLLDLAQHQHGGWLHVSAMNVVAKVMEVAHIRVYEIATYYSMFSLLQVGKYHLLVCGTTPCMICGSRDIESVLLDHLGVKRGEVTKDGLFSVREMECMGCCVNAPMITLEDYSNGSQGYTYNYFVYVRHEKVVEIVEKLRKGEKPPHETQDPKRIKCGPEGGNTTLLGEPKPLQFRDLDAC